The sequence GTCCGCAGGGATGGCCGGACGAACGGTCCGGCCCCGCCGTGCCGGCCGGCGGCTCCACGGCGACCGGGATGGTGGAGCACGCCTGCGAGCCGGTGCCCTCCGGCGACGTGTCCGGCACGCCGGCCAGCTCCGGGGACGGGGCGCGGGGCACGTCCCGCCCTCGCCTGGTCGGGATCGACGCAGCCCGGGGCCTGGCGCTGCTCGGCATGATGGCGGTCCACACCATCGACGCCTACGACGACGACGGCACCCTGTCGTTGGCGTGGACCCTGTCCTCCGGGAAGTCCGCCGCGCTGTTCGCGCTCCTGGCCGGTGTCGGGGTGGCGTTCGCGAGCGGGGGCCGACGGCGGCCCACTGGGCGCAGGTGGACCGCGGATGCCGCGTCACTCGCCGTGCGCGCGCTCCTCATCGGCGCGGTCGGACTGGCGCTGGGCTTCGTGGTCCCCTCCGACTACGCCGCCGTGATCCTGGCCTACTACGCCCTGCTGTTCCTGTTCGCGATCCCGCTGCTGTCGCTGTCCATCCGGACCCTGGTCGTCCTGGCCGGGACCATCGCCGTGGTCATGCCGGTGCTCAGCCATCTCCTGCGGGCGCAGACGGGGTTGTCGAGCGACGGCGCGAACCCGACCTTCGCCGATCTGCTCGCTGACCCGCTGTCCCTGCTCGGGGAGCTCGCGCTCACCGGCGTCTACCCCGCGCTGCCGTGGCTGGCCTACCTCTGCGCCGGACTGGCCGTCGGCCGGTCGATGCTGTCCTCCCGGCGGACCGTCCTCGCCATCACGCTCGTCGGCGCCGGCCTCGTCGTGGGCGCCCGGACGGTCTCGTGGCTGTTGCTGGACGTGTTCGGCGGCCGGGCACAGCTGGAGACAGCGGCACGGGGATCGATGACCGCCGACGACATCGAGCGGGTTCTCTGGAGCGGCACAACGCCGGCCGACACCGGCTGGTGGCTGGCGACGATGGCACCGCACTCCAGCACGCCGCTGGACATCCTGAACACGATCGGCATCGGCCTGGTCGTGCTGGGCATCTGCATCCTCATCGGGCGCACCACCACCGCCCTGCTGCGGCCGCTCGCCGCCGCGGGGAGCATGACCCTGACGATCTACAGCCTGCACCTGCTCATGCTGAGCGCGCCCGGCTTCCCCGGGGGCGACCTGGACGGGCTGCTCCTGCAGCTCGCGGTTGTCGTGGCCTTCGCGCTGGTCTGGAGCCGGTTCCACGCCCGGGGACCGCTCGAGGAGCTGGTCGCGGAGGCGACCGGTGCCGTGCGCCGGACGGTGCTGTCGACGGGGAGGTCGAAGGACGCTGATGCCCGCGAGCGGGCCTGACGGACTGGCCCTGGTCTACCGCGGGCCTGCGTCCGTGCCCGGCTGTCCGGAGGCGGTCGCCGCCGCCCTGGCCCGGAGCCGGTGGGACCTCGACGTCCGGTTCGTGGGGCCGAAGGAGCAGCTGCCGCTCGAGCCGGACGTGCTCGCCCGGGCCCGGCTCTACGCCCAGCCCGGCGGCGGCGAGCTTCGCCGCGCATACCGGAAGCTGCGCCGATCCGCCGACGCCGTCCGGGACTTCGTCCGCTCCGGCGGGAGCTACCTCGGGTTCTGCCTCGGCGGATACCTCGCCGGCGAGACCCCTGGCTTCGGACTGCTGCCAGGGGACGCCGACCGCTTCATCTCCTCGCCGGGCGCACGTCCGGCGCACACCGGGGACAGCGTGCTCACCGTCACCTGGGGTGGCCGGCGGAGACGGGTCTTCTTCGAGGACGGCCCCTGGTTCGACCTCGACCCCGCCCGGGGACCGGCCGAGGTGCTCGCCACCTACGACAACGGGCTGGCCGCCGCGGTGGTCGCCCCCTTCGGACGGGGCACGGTGGGGGTCGTGGGCCCGCACCCGGAGGCTCCACCGGACTGGTACACCGACGCCGGACTGCCCGTGCCCGAGGACGTCAGGGCGGACCTGACCCAGGACCTCGTCGATCGGGTCCTGCAGCAGCGCCGCCCGGTCCGCCGGGCGGGCTGAACCCGGACAGCCGCGACGGGCGCCCCCTCCGTACCGGAGGGAACGCCCGTCGCCGGTCCAGCCGATCAGCGCGCGCTGCCTCAGCCGGCGTCGAGCATCCTCCCGACGGTCGGCCCCAGCCGGCCGTCCAGGGCGTGCCCCACGCCGGACGGGAACTCCGAGGAGGCGGTCACACCGCGGCCGGCGTACCAGTCGCGACCGGCCCGCGCACCCCAGGACGCGGTCAGCGGCACGGCGGTGTCGGCGGTGCCGGTGAACCAGTGGCCGCGGACGCCGGCCATGGAGGCCGCGGTGAGAGCGGTGCCACCGGCCGGCGGCCCGCCACCGCCGAACACGACCCAGCCGCCGCCGAGCCGCATCAGCTCGGGGTGCCGGGGCACCAGGAAACGGGTGATCTCCTGGGCGCCGGAGGAGAATCCGGCGAGCCACACCTCGCTGATCGGGTATTTACCGATCCCCTCCTCCTCGATCAGCTCGGCGAGGAAGTCCGCGTAGGCCGCGGTGTCGCCGGTGTGCCAGCACTCGCAGGACTGGTTCGGGCTCTCCACGGCCAGCGTGACCATGTTGCGCGCCTTGCCGTGGGCGACCAGTCCGGAGGACCCACCCAGCGCGTACGACGCGTTCGGGTTGTCGATCCCGTACTCCCCCGTGCCGTCGACGTACATCACCAGGCCCACCGGCTTGCCGGCGTCGATCCCGCCGGCGTAGCGCAGGTAGCGGCCGGTCTGGCCGTTGCCGGCCGTGAACGATGCACGCGGCTGGTCGCTGTAGGACCCCCCGGAGCCGCCGGTGCTGCCGCCGGACACCGCCGGAGCCGCCGCCGGGGACGCCGCCGCGACGGGGGCCGACTCCCCGACCGAGCTGCTCCGAGCGCCGCGGCCCGCGGTTCCGTGGCCCCGCCTGCCGGTCGCCGTCTCGGCCGCTGCCAGTGGCTGGCCGGTCGCGGCCACGGCCCGATCCGTGTCGGCCGGATGGGTGTCGGCGGGGTCCGTTCCGTCCTGCTCGGTCGCGGCCGGCTCGGTCGCAGCCGGCTCGGTCGCAGCCGGATCGGTCCTGTCCCCGGCCGGATCCGCCCCGGGCGCATCGGGTGCCACCGGGACGGGCGGCGTCTCGACGACGGTCTGCTCGCCGGCTTCGGTGGTCGGAACGGAGCCGGGGGCCTGAGCCGTCACTCCGGACCCCGAGTGGCCGGCGACGCCCTCGGTCGTCCCGGTCGCGGTGTCGGGGGCCGACGCGGACCGACCCAGCTCCTCCGGCACGCAGGCGGTGGTGAGGAGAGCCAGGGCGGTGGCCACGGCCAGCACGCCGGCGCGACGGCCGGCCGTGGTGAGAGATGTGCGCAAGGGAGTTCCTCCGGGGTGCCCGACGCGACGGCGACGGAGCGTTGCGGTGTGACCACTCGATGCAAACACACACTCCTCGCAACGGGAAGGTCACCCTCGGCTCACGCTTGTCCCTTCAGCCCCATCCGCCACACCCACCCCGGGAACCCTGCCGATGACGGATGGCCCGGTTTGGCGAGAGCTGTGCAGCCCGGTCGGTGAGAATGGGACGACGGATCGCGCCCACCGGGGCCGGCGGGGCTTCGAGAGCAGGATCGGCGAGATGCGCACGGTGCGGCGTTGGGGGATGCCACTCGGCGTCGGGCTGACCCTTCTCGTAGCGGGCTGCACGAACCCGCAACCGGCGCCCGCCCCGCCGCCGACTCCGACCGCGAGCCCGACCCCGGCCGAGCCCGAGCCCGAGCCGTGGGCTGACCGGCCGGTCGTCGACCTGCGCTTCGACGTCGCCGAGGACCTCGACACGGTGGCCGGCTGGGAACGCGTCCTGTTCATCCCCGACCTGCCGACCTGCGAGCTCGTCTTCCGGGCGTGGCCGAACAAGCCGGCCACCTCGGCGGCGGGCAACTCCCTGGTGGTCACCGAGGTCCGCCTCGAGGACCGAGCGGTCGGCTTCCGGGAGGTCGCCGCCGGGGCGCCCGCCGACGCACCGGCGGGCACGCTGGTCGAGATCCCGCTCGAGGAGTGCGTCGAGGCCGGCGAGGCGATCTCGGTGGAGCTCGAGTTCGAGCTGGAGCTGGGCGCGGACACGAATGAGCG is a genomic window of Blastococcus sp. HT6-30 containing:
- a CDS encoding BPL-N domain-containing protein; the encoded protein is MPASGPDGLALVYRGPASVPGCPEAVAAALARSRWDLDVRFVGPKEQLPLEPDVLARARLYAQPGGGELRRAYRKLRRSADAVRDFVRSGGSYLGFCLGGYLAGETPGFGLLPGDADRFISSPGARPAHTGDSVLTVTWGGRRRRVFFEDGPWFDLDPARGPAEVLATYDNGLAAAVVAPFGRGTVGVVGPHPEAPPDWYTDAGLPVPEDVRADLTQDLVDRVLQQRRPVRRAG
- a CDS encoding heparan-alpha-glucosaminide N-acetyltransferase domain-containing protein, whose protein sequence is MTGPQGWPDERSGPAVPAGGSTATGMVEHACEPVPSGDVSGTPASSGDGARGTSRPRLVGIDAARGLALLGMMAVHTIDAYDDDGTLSLAWTLSSGKSAALFALLAGVGVAFASGGRRRPTGRRWTADAASLAVRALLIGAVGLALGFVVPSDYAAVILAYYALLFLFAIPLLSLSIRTLVVLAGTIAVVMPVLSHLLRAQTGLSSDGANPTFADLLADPLSLLGELALTGVYPALPWLAYLCAGLAVGRSMLSSRRTVLAITLVGAGLVVGARTVSWLLLDVFGGRAQLETAARGSMTADDIERVLWSGTTPADTGWWLATMAPHSSTPLDILNTIGIGLVVLGICILIGRTTTALLRPLAAAGSMTLTIYSLHLLMLSAPGFPGGDLDGLLLQLAVVVAFALVWSRFHARGPLEELVAEATGAVRRTVLSTGRSKDADARERA